GATAGGAGGGTCATGCACAGGACCTGTCCCCTGAACACACCCGGGTTACCTGAGACCAAGCCTGACTTGGCATGTACCCGCGGGTCCTTCTGAAGTAAAGTGTGTGGGACTGTCCTGAGCCGAGCAGCAACATCGATAGGGTTGGATGTCTACAAATTAATTAGACCACAGCTTAGGAAGCACAAAACACGGGACATGAAGAAAACCTTTCCTCCATCTAAATGAAGATGTGAGACTTCATCTGTTTCATTCTAAATCACAGACTCATttttctcagtgagcacatgagCTTGTACAGGGCTGCTCCCTGTTTTCTCCAGCACTCTGACCAGAGGCAGCTCTCTCCCATGCCATCTAAAGCAGAGAGGTGGCCTCCAGCACCGTCACCACAGTGGAAGCCACAGGGACCAAACAGGGCAGCCACACATGGAGAGGCTGGCCCGGACACCTGCTTCCCAGGTGGCCCAGCTCTGGCTGGTCGCTTCTCTGCCCACTCCAGACATTCCAGGAGATGTTGAAGTGAACACTGCCATCGTTTGCAGTGTCAGGTGCTTCTCATCAGAAGAGCTGACAGCACTGCACAGACATTAAGCCAACGCTCCACATTTTAACTGGCAGACAATAACAAGAAATTACACTCAGTAATGACTCATTAGCGGTGATGGAAATGGGACAAGAGAACCCAACATAGGGACCACACAGACACAGTATCAAATTCTGCCTGTGTCTCCCCTATCCTACCTCCCTTCTTACACACCACTCATAATTTTAACCTATCTGTTGGCTTTTGTCCTTTGAATGAACAACAACCAAAAGCCTACTTCGGGCACAGTCATTATTGTCTTGTGGGAGAAGGATTTTAAAACTATGTAACACCAGTTATTTAGGAAATCACAACCTCCAGGACaccctccccccaacacacacacaccagaagttAACTTGTGTGGAAAAGGAGCTCAAGTTCAGGCACCAGGCTTGCCTCCCTGGTGAAGGGggaaggaatgaaaggaaagcaATCAGCTGCGGCACAACCAACAATTAAGCTGGAGTTGTTAACGGCCTGATTTGCATACATATGAAGAACTCCACTAATGAACTGCAATCTACATATTCAATCAGGAAGGTTGCCTGGAAATGCCTATTTCCACACCAGCAGAGGCTCTCTCCTGCCCAGATGCAGTTTTCTGTGTGACTGGATAATTGTGAGTGAGGGAAATAGTCTAATTTATTAAATGACCTACCAGTCTGTTTGGGGATGCACTAGAGATTTGTCCCAACCTAGAAGGGACGGGCCAGGGTCTGAGGGAGCACTAAAGAGCAGGCTCGGGGAAGGAGTTGAAGACCGCCTTCTTCGGTCTCCAGATAGGAGGCACTTGGCTGAGCCACTGTAGAGCCCTCTGCACGTGTGACCTCGCATGTCAGGGGCACTCATTGCAAGGGGACGAGGCCTGGAGGGcagccaccccaccccagggcctcTGTCCTCCTCTCCAGGTGTAATAGTCTTGGGCAAAACAGCAGGTGCCCATCCTGGGAGGTTGGCCCCACCCTGGTGCTCACCTCAGAAATGggatggagagaaaaagaaaagcacataCCACAGAAAATGTGAGAATGTTTCGAAACTAGAAGATGCGTCACTTTGGTAAGAGAGTAAAACGGGCTGCAGTTGATTTTAAACATGCATGTCCTGAAAGTCCCTCTCAAAAATGTTTGTGACCTTGGCAGTTTGAACGCTGAGAGCCAGTGGTAGGAGAAGCACAGAACCAGGAGGCCAGAGATTCGGCCTCCGCTCCAGCAGACCCGGCTGCCCAGCTAGGGCTGTGGAGGACAGGGCAGGCCAGGAGAGGAATCTCCCCGATACAACAACACAGACTGCTGCACCCCTGGGACTTCAGTCCAGCCTCTTTCTTAGAAAACTGACAGGCCCAGCCTCCCATCTCTGCCTCAAAAGTCAGCTGGGCTCAGAGGTCATGGCTCCCTGGACAGAAGCCCATGCTTGTGTCTTCCACAGGGGACAGAGAAGCTCAGCTGAGATCACATGGGAGTACCAACTGAAGCCTCAAATTTTGCTGAGGCTTAAAACTAAATGGACTAGAAGAAAATCCTCTCACTCTAATCCCCAGGTCACTTAGGATCTGAGAAGTCAGTCACTgtgcaggaagaaggggcagaCCCCGTCATCTTCCCTGTGCCCTCCTTACCTTGGGCTGAAATTCTCCTTGTAGTGAATCAAAAGGTCCCGTGGGTGGGATCATGGGGGGGATGTCCGACACTGCAGGAGGGTAGGAGTGGTAGAGCTTCGGCCAGAGATGAGAGGAGAAAACGGCTTTAGTTGAAGGCAGGTGACATGTTCACATTCCCCTCCCACAGAAAGACACCAACAGGAGCGAGCCAGGCAACTCAGCCAGGTGCCACTAGTGAAGAACCAGGATGGGGAGGGTGATCACACAGATGCACACGAATGTCTGATTTAAAAGTAGTTCAGAATCAATCAGCCAACAAATGGTGTCCCAGATGAGAACGCCATTAGAAAGGGAGCTTTCTAATTATTAATTGGTGAATCACAATCGAGCCCTAAATGGGTAGAGGTTTCATGCATATCCAAACCAGGAGGGATGCTGGGCTGATAAAATGCTCAGAAAATCACAAgttaattagaaaaaagaaaaaggaaagaaaaagaagcagttcCTCATGAGTGCTAGGATTTTATACCATTAAAACTCAATTAgtgcttttagatttttaataGTTTGAGGAAATGAGAACACATTCACAATCCGTGCTTCATTAGGTTGTTCTAGAAGTGGAAGTTCCAGAGGACAATTTAATTCTCTCATCTAAAATGATGACAAATATTTGTGGAAGGGTAAAATAAAATGACTCAGTTTAAACTTTAAATAGAGCTGCCAGTTCTCTTAAAAGGTAGATTACATGTAACAAATAACATGTGGGGCTCCCCCAGGACTGCTGGGTCTGCATGCAGAGCTTAGAGCCACTCTCGCTCTCAGCTCTCCTGGAACTTGGAGCTCTTTGGGATTAACACAAGGCCCTGATTCTTAGGGCCAGCTTTGAATCGTGTCTGCTGCTCAATAGACAAGCTCACTGGAGGTCATGCAAGACAAGCTGTTGATGTGTGAGTCTGACCACCTCATGACAGGAAAAGCATAATTTtgagtgaaaaatataaattttcttgacTCATTAGCATACAAAGGACATAACTGGAGGAAAAATGTACAGCAATACTGGGAGATGATGTGAGCACATCTTTCCTGCCTTTGGAAATTGTATTAACTCTGAGGTTCTACACCTCTGGGTCCGTTCACTTTGACAAAACCATCATGTGGATATTTAAGTGACACACCAACTCACAGTTGTGTCACATGTCACAGTATGACAATGCACCTTCCCAATAAGGCCCTCACACCACTGCTCTGGCAGGGACTGAGACCCACACATCTCTTTCAGGCCAACTCCAGTTGCTCTCTCCAGTGGTgcacagaggtttcagactcattGGTCCTGAACTGAACCCACTTACACAGGGACTGTGCAAGGATGCCCCCTTCAGAACTCCTTTCAAGTCCaagactgggttttagattcTTGAGCATGGCCTCTGCCGTCCGCCTGTAGCGTCCCGATCCCAAGGCAAGAGGGACTAAGCACTTACTATATCACCCTGTAACTGGCCATGTGAGGACCCCCCAGGGCCCTGTAGAAAGGAAGTGGAGTGACCAACACCCTCCACCAGAAACTTGTCCAGGTGGGCAGTTCCCTTCACGTTCACAGTGAAACCCAATGCTCTTCCCACTTCCCCTGATCTGTCCCACTGctgacaactagaaaataaatatagctGAAGACTGTCCCCACTAGAGAACCAGAGGTCGTGGACACTTTCCAAAGTCCAGACCCCTAAGCTGCCTCACCAGCCCCAGCCTAGGCATCTCCATGGAGTGTGCCCATGGATCACGGAGCGTGGCTTCAGGCTGCCAACCTAAGCCACCTCCTGGGCACACTGAGCTCCACAGAAACCATTCTGTGAGCTGGTCCCTCATTAAATCAGCAAGACACAGAGCAAGGCAAAGTGGCACCACTCATGGGCAGGTCCCAAGAGGGACCCAGGCCTACTGGGTCCTGAATGTCCATCTGAAAACCTTTCTGCATCAGTGCTGAGCAACACAGGTGGCCCACGTGGTGGGTGCAAGGCCCTCATATGCACCTTTCCTTACTGAAGAGGCCTCACGTCACTTCTGAGTGGCTCCAGAGTAAGTGATTCTTAATGGATTTCTAATATTTCCTAGTCTTGATTTCTCAGCTATGCTCTTGACTAATGAAGTGCCTAATTATCTATTTAAAGTATGAATGAATTCAGTCTTTGCTGATCTGCTGAGCAACATTTCCACCAAAATGAGAACACaatctaaaaatcaaaatgggaaTAGCTGTAAATGATGAGTCAACATGGCTACAAGCAATTttggcttttcctttttcctggattcacttacaaattaaaaagaaaagaaaagaaaaaccattgaGCAAATAAACTTGcaaattttcagataaaaatgatGCAGTATTCACCCCATAATCAAAGTATCACAATCAAGTATTCAAGGTCTTTGTATAGAGAAGCTCTTGTCTTCTACATCAATGATCATATAACAGGTTGGTACCAATTTAAGTTCTGGAAtgtatacttaaaatttcataaaactgCATCTTTTAAGCAAAGAAGAATTGAGCTTAAAGAGAAAAGGTGCATTCGTTTTAATGTTAAGGCTTTCtttaattaaacaatattttaattgtaaaatgaaaatacactCAGGAGAACAGTATCAGCCATGTGGAAGAGGGTTCTGTATTTAGtctcaagtaaataaaaatgcactTTTTGAAGAGTTATGAGTCAAAAGAATGAGGGACTTTGTTCAGAGGGAACAGTCAGGCTGAGGTCCCTCTGTGGCTGGCTTTCCACCTGTGGCCTCGGGCTCTGCTGCAGCAAGGGCTGCAAAGCTTATACCCCCAGGCAGGGCAGGTTCTGGCTCCCAGGGGGCTGTCCTGGCTGTGCTTATGATCTTTTGACTCTGAAGATGATACTGCATCTTTACCAAAAGCAAGACACCACAAAAGCAAGCATCCACAGGGACGAGCAGCAGCGGGCACACTGGCGAGGTGACGGGAAGGCCGCTGGCTGTGTACTGACTAGGGGAGAGCGCACACACGGAAAGAAGGCACATTCAACGTGTAGCAGGGAATGCAACTCACACTGTGCCGGTAGAAGGGGTCAACTTTTGTAgggtatttgtcaaactgtaaaGGAATTAAAGCAAAAACTAATTACTTCATCTGCCTTTGGTTCACTGTTCAGTGGAGGCAGCCTACAGCTTCTTTGTCACTGAGACATCACCAGACCCTACAACCTCACTGAATAGGAGCCACCTGAGCTCCTGAGCCTCTGGCAACCCCGAGTCCAGTCTGCCCACGCGGCACGGTGTCTCGGGCCCTGGACGCCTGGTGGTTCCTCTCTTTCTACTCTGTGCTCAGAGGCTGACACAGTGAACACCCAAACTGGAGAGGACAGGCACCTCCAGATCCATCCAGAGAGCCGAGCATGGGGCCTGGCCTCCCAGGGTCCCTCCACTTGGTCTTCTCCTTGCCAGAAGAACTGCAGATCTGCCGTTCTCTGAAGTCGATGCCACCCACACAGGGCACTTGGGCTGGGTCTTCTGAACCCATCAGGAGGACTCATCACCCCCACCCTCATGCCTGTCTTCCTCCAGGATGTTAAGACCTCAGATTGACTCACTGGTGGACCAGCTCACACAGGCCAGCATGATATTTTCTTAAACCATTAGGCCCTTAAACACATGGCTGTTGGCCAGGGCTCAGTGGTgggctcgcctagcacatatgaggcactgggtttgatcctcagcaccacatagaaaacaaataaataaattaaagatattgtgtccagctacaactaaaaaggaatttaaacaaataaataactgttGATAAATGcagttctttcagaaaaaaaaagacacagaactTGCTATAGGACtttttgtggggggtggggcgggggggtGGGATGGTGAAAAAGCCTCATCTTTAATATTCCCCTAAATAAAACTTGtagaacaaactttaaaaatatgttaagaaaAGTAAGTTGAGCCAGTGGGTGAGAAGGTAGATGAGAGGACCCTCCATGAATTCCCATCTGCTCTCCTGGGGCCTGATGGACTCTCCTCTTCAGGGTTTCAACCAGGCCCTTCTCTAAACACTGGACATAAGTGACAACTGAGGTAGAACTCTGCTAGGgcatttaaagatttaaagaagCCTGTCTGAGACCATCCGTTTCAGTTCCCAGTTCCCTGGGTACATGGCAATGCCCACACACCTCCAGGCTCAGGGCTCAGCCTCTGAATGTCACCCCACACAGGGCAGGAAGCTGGCCCCAATGGCTGTTCTTCCACTTGTCCCCTCCCTCCTGGTGCTGTGAGCATCTGTGCGTCAGCACCTGGTTCACACTGCTGTCGGGCCAGGATGGCAGTTGCCCAGAGAAGGAAGGCCACTAGCAGGTGGACCCAGCACTGGCAAATGCGTGCAGCGGGCACCTGGGTAAGGTGCAGGACACTGCCCCTCGAAGGCCACCTGGCCTCAGGGCCCACGCCTGCGCCAGCCCCACCCTCCTGCACACAGAAGAGAGTGGGCTCTACTTATCCTCACATTTCTGCCTGGGTTACACACCATGGGAGGTGCTGGCGTTGGCATGATGGTAATGGGAGAGATGGCGTGGGGAAGGGTGTGAAGGTGTGCTGGTGCGTGTGCTGGTGTgtgtgctggtgctggtgctggtgaaACTGGGTGCGCAGGTAGGGCGGGGGGCCCAGGGAGGCCCCTCGGTCTGCACTCTGAGAGGCCAGAAAACGTGTGTTCAGTTCCTGCTGCAAGATGTcttgctctggggctggggatgtggctcaagtgctcgcctggcatgcgtgcggcccgggttcgatcctcagcaccacataccaacaaagatgttgtgtctgcagagaactaaaaaataaatattaaaaaaaaaaacatgtcttgctctggaaaagaagaagagggagatgTCGGCACCTTTTCCTTCTAATCGGGACATCTGGGTGCTTTAGCATGGAGGGTGGAGGGCTGAGGACCCAGACCCCGTGGCCTGGGACAGAGGGGACAACCTCAGGCCCGCCATAGCCTGGGGCTGCTCTCAACTAACACCTGGGCCTGGGGACCAGCTGCACAGCCCAGCAGGTCAGTTCCCCATCCACACGACTGGGATGGCCCTCTGGCCTCCTTGGGTCATTTGGAGGTGGGGTAACAGGGGGGACGCCTGCCAGCCATGAACGCAGAAGGCTCGCCGGCTGGCCTCAGGGCAGACACATAGCGACGAAGAGCAATACTGGGACCCTGGCCCACGACACAGGTGAGGGGAGAAGGACCCCATCTCCCACCAGGTCATCCCTAAATTCTGGGATGCTTCATCATAAAAGTGCATCTCTTCTTCCCAGGAAGGTGGAAGCCCTCAGGCCAGACCCATGCCCCAGGACGCGGCCTGAGATGCTGGAGAGAAGCAGGCGCGGGCCTGGCAGGCTGTGGCCGCTCTGCTGAGCCAGGGTGCCTGCTGGGCCTCACCCTTCAGGCCTCCTTTCCCCCACCCGCCTCCCAGGGCATGGTTGTTTAAGTGCGCCCGGCCTGGCgatgagggacagcagggacagCAGTGAGGTCCCGGCGCCCACCCGGCCAACCTACCTGAGTAAGTGCTCCCGGCAGGGTGTCTGTGGACCTGCAGACTCCCTGAGGTCAGCGGTGATGGCGGAGGCAAAGCAGTGGGCGGGGCATACATATTGGGGTGATGCGCGTGAGCGGGGGGCCTGGAGGGCGGGGGTGAAGCTGTGCAGGGGGCTGtagctgggcagggagagggggaaCGGGGAGGCAGAGGGGTGGTGGGAGAGGTGCAGGGCGGCGGGCTGAGTCTTGGCCGGagtgctgctcctgctgctgctgtggaGCAAAGGGAGAAACAGGCGCAGGTGAGTATCTTCGTCCCCACTGCCCTCCCTCCCCGGgcctctctctccccaccacaCAGCCCGGCAGAGACCACTGCCCAGCGCCACGCACAGGGCTGTCCAGGCAGTTCTCTGCTGAGATAGCCCCCCTCGCTCCAGTGGCTTGGCCTGCACTGCTCTGTCTCCTGCTGTCCCCACCCTGCTCGCCACACTTCCTGCAAAGCAGCCAAGGAACAAAACGGAACAGAGCCACCACGTGGGTCGCCCCTGTCTGCTACCGTAACCCCAGGACCACAGGAAGACGTGGGCCAggtcttgtgccacaggagtggCCCGGGTTAGGAGCTGGCCCAGCCCCTGGAGGAACCTGCCTGCTTAGGTCTGTTCTTCACCTGTCCCTGACCCCATCAGGcttctaaaaggaaaacaataacaaGCACAAGTCTCAGGAGCCCACGGGGCTCAGGGTCACTCTGGACGGCCCCTCATAGACCAACCAGGAGGACCTGGCTCTCCCCACTGGTTTCTTCTCTGACTCACAAATGAGGAAGCGAATCCCACTGAAAAAGCTCAACCCAGCACTGGTCTCAGTCTCCTGGGCCTGAGGAGACAACCCTCCCACAACACCCCTTCTCTCCTCTGAGTCTCCACCTTCAGGGCCCTCGGAGGCACCTTGGCCTCCACTCCCTGGCACACACCTTCAactgcttcttcttctttcatcttttgagatggggtctttctATGTGCCCTAGGCTggtctccagctcctgggctcaagccaccTCCGGCCTCaggagctgggactataggcacatgGCATGGGCCTGGCCACCTGTTGGGTAAGcacctctccttcctgcctctgtcctccAGGAGATCCTGGATAGTTCACTCCTGTGTAGTGTCAACATCCAACGCAACCAGCTTTCACCCAACAGCCCCTTTCCCTATCTCCTCGCCTCCCAGAGAAAACAAGGACAGTTCTCAATCAGGCCACCCATCTCCTAGGAAGCCCTCACTCAGACTCTCTGACCATCCAGCAAAGGTGGCCGGCGGGCAGAGAGCAGGTTGGCTCACCTTAAACTGTTGAGGCTCAGGCTGCTGCTGTAGGctgacaggggctggggcaggtccTGGGATGAGGGGTGGGCCTGCACAGCAGGAAGGTGCTGGTGGAGCAGCTGAGTGGGGGACGGTGGCCTGGGTGGCCGCTGCACCTGAGGCTGCGGGGCGGGCTGCAGTGGGGCCTCCGGGGGGCCCTGCGGGGGCTTCGTACTTGGAGGAAGGGCTGTTGGTGGGGCGTCTGTGCATAGCACCAAGTCAGGGTCCGGAGAAGGGGCTCTGAGCTGGGGCTccgcctggggctggggcagtggcTGCGGGACCTGAGGGCAGGGGTCCTTAAGCACCACAGGCTCAAAGGCgggctctttgcaacagtcttggCTCTTCTCCTGGCTTCTCTCTAGACCTGATATCTTGGGCACAATTGGCCCTGCATCCTGGCTGTCATGTTCCGGCAGCGCGCCAACACCTAACTCCGAATCTGTATGGGGGAGAgcaaagagaagacacagaatgaCACAGGAGCATGGCACCAGGGGAGTGAGCTCCAGCCTGCAGGCACAGCCAGCAGCCACCTACCACCCTTCCTGTGAAGAAGGTGCGCTGGCTGGGGATCCCACAGCTGGTGGTCTGCAAACCAGGGCTCCCTGTCTCCAGTCTTTGCAAACCCTTTCTGAAGCACACTTAGGAAATTATAGCCCACAAgttgattttttcctttaaaaacaaaaacagttccTGAATGAGAAGTGTTTTCAATAGCGAATGAAGCAAATGTTACTTAACAACAAACAGATGTTTCTGATTggcctttccccctccccctttgcaTTTTGACTGAGGAGGCGCACTTGACATTCTTAGAGCAACAAGTTCTTGTTCAGCAAGTGCCAAACTTCCAGGCAAAAGTCAGGCCTCCTGATGTGCCCCAGCCAGCCCAGGGACACCTGAGTTCTAACAtgcaaatgcaaatttaaatcaaGTGTGCCACAGCTACACTCACCAGGCCTTCAGAAATGCCCCTGCACCACGGGATGCTGAGACTTAACTGGATGTAGAATTAACTGGAAGTAGAATTCTTCAATTGTggggaaagaatagaaaatagatGCTCCcgtataaacttaaaaaataagcttTGCTCCTAAGGTCAAAGGACCTAAGTGCCATAACTACTATGATGTCATTGTTGATTATCCCAGAAGCCAAATTCCATAAAATTCTCAAAACAGAATAATGAAACACCAATAATTACATATCAAGGCATAGCCCAATTTGGAGTAAGTTTTTTGTAGGCATCTGGCAGGGGGAGATCACCTCGACTACATTTTTGTGCTAAAAAAGATGCATTCTTTCTTTACTACAGTTCAGAAACAGGAAAAGCACAGCTTGCAATACTTTCTGAAATGAGGGCACATTTGCAAACCTCCTCTTCCACATCTCTCGCCACCATGAAAAGCATGTGCCACTCACGCGGTCTCTCAGTTCCTGCTTACACACTCGTGTATACACACACAGTTTGCATCAGAGCAAGCCATCATCTTTGGTGTTTGTTTGGTAAGCAGTTCAAACCTGAATCATGCACCAAAGCAGAAATAAGCCCTGGTTCATAAGCGAGGCACCTCCGGGGCTGTGGTGGAACGTGGCCAGCTTCAGGCCAACGTGCTGCCTAGGTATGAGGGGACAGGGCATCTCGTGAGGCCTGAGGACAAATGACTGCACTGGTGACCTCTGGGTATCTTATTACTGCCCAGTGCTGTTTTGAGAACCTTTATAGAAGATTTCTGCTTACAATGAAGCCAAAACTTTGTGGGTCCCCAGGACTGGACCAAGCTCCCTGGTGAGGCCAGGGAGAAGTGGCTGCAGGGGATCCTGCAGGGCCTTTATCTTAGAAGTGGGAGCCAGGGTCTGGCCTGCCCTCTCCGTGCCTTTTCTGTCATCTCTCACaaatttcctgaatttttctttcacaaaaacAGGGGTATTAATCTGGTTGAGGAGAGAAAGCTTCAGGAGCATGGAAATTCAGAGAGTACATGCCAACTGAGAGGGGCTGGGCATGTGCCGGGGCTCTTCCCTCACCTACGCCAAATGATGGGCACAGGCCCCGGCACTGGCAGGAACCCATCTGCATACTTCTGCACTACTCCCTTCTCCTTGGACGAGGATGGTGAAGAATCAATCAATATTCTCTATTTTGGTACGTTTATATCCAAATTCCTCTAAAATTAATGTTGAAATAAATCTGCTCACATCAACAAGACTTCCTTTCCAAAAGACACCCTTTAAATACACTTACACTGGTAAGTAACATAGTAGGTACAGCCACCAAGCTCGATGCCGCCAAGTCTGCAGAAGGGACGTGTCCTGCAGGTGTGGCCTCCTCTCCTGTTGCCCCATGTCTAATCCCAGCCTGAACACCCCTGGAGAGTAAGGTGTGGTGCCAAGAGCATGGCAGTTGCTGCTGCCCTGGACGAGCAAGGAGGGAAATAGGAAGCCTGAGCCTCTCCAAAGAACCACACCAGTCTGTCCCAGCCAGCTCTGGGGAAGCACTAAAGGAACCCAGGAG
This region of Ictidomys tridecemlineatus isolate mIctTri1 unplaced genomic scaffold, mIctTri1.hap1 Scaffold_95, whole genome shotgun sequence genomic DNA includes:
- the LOC144374909 gene encoding LOW QUALITY PROTEIN: autism susceptibility gene 2 protein-like (The sequence of the model RefSeq protein was modified relative to this genomic sequence to represent the inferred CDS: inserted 1 base in 1 codon; deleted 1 base in 1 codon) — protein: MPCPLIPRQHVGLKLATFHHSPGGKNQLVGYNFLSVLQKGFAKTGDREPWFADHQLWDPQPAHLLHRKGDSELGVGALPEHDSQDAGPIVPKISGLERSQEKSQDCCKEPAFEPVVLKDPCPQVPQPLPQPQAEPQLRAPSPDPDLVLCTDAPPTALPPSTKPPQGPPEAPLQPAPQPQVQRPPRPPSPTQLLHQHLPAVQAHPSSQDLPQPLSAYSSSLSLNSLSSSRSSTPAKTQPAALHLSHHPSASPFPLSLPSYSPLHSFTPALQPPAHAHHPNMYAPPTALPPPSPLTSGSLQVHRHPAGSTYSEQDILQQELNTRFLASQSADRGASLGPPPYLRTQFHQHQHQHTHQHTHQHTFTPXPHAISPITIMPTPAPPMFDKYPTKVDPFYRHSLYHSYPPAVSDIPPMIPPTGPFDSLQGEFQPKTSNPIDVAARLRTVPHTLLQKDPRKPRKWCAMHGHIAWQIYHHQQKVKKQMQSDPHKLDFELKPEFLSRPPGPSLFGAIHYPHDLAQPSTLFSASGAAHPTGTTFGPPPHHSNFLNFAAHLEPFNRPSTFTGLAAVGGNAFGGLGNLSVSEYL